The following are encoded together in the Equus quagga isolate Etosha38 chromosome 1, UCLA_HA_Equagga_1.0, whole genome shotgun sequence genome:
- the CNBP gene encoding CCHC-type zinc finger nucleic acid binding protein isoform X2 encodes MSSNECFKCGRSGHWARECPTGGGRGRGMRSRGRGGFTSDRGFQFVSSSLPDICYRCGESGHLAKDCDLQEDACYNCGRGGHIAKDCKEPKREREQCCYNCGKPGHLARDCDHADEQKCYSCGEFGHIQKDCTKVKCYRCGETGHVAINCSKTSEVNCYRCGESGHLARECTIEATA; translated from the exons ATGAGCAGCAATGAGTGCTTCAAGTGTGGACGATCTGGCCACTGGGCCCGGGAATGCCCTACTGGCGGAGGCCGTGGTCGTGGAATGAGAAGCCGTGGCAGAGGTGGTTTTACCTCGGATAGAG GTTTCCagtttgtttcctcatctcttccaGACATCTGTTATCGCTGTGGTGAGTCTGGTCATCTTGCCAAGGATTGTGATCTTCAGGAGGATG CCTGCTATAACTGCGGTAGAGGTGGCCACATTGCCAAGGACTGCAAGGAGCCGAAGAGAGAGCGAGAGCAATGCTGCTACAACTGTGGCAAACCAGGCCATCTGGCTCGTGACTGTGACCACGCGGATGAGCAGAAGTGCTATTCTTGTGGAGAATTTGGGCACATTCAAAAAGACTGCACCAAAGTGAAATGCTATAG gtgtGGTGAAACCGGTCATGTAGCCATCAACTGCAGCAAGACAAGTGAAGTCAACTGTTACCGCTGTGGCGAGTCAGGGCACCTTGCACGGGAATGCACGATTGAGGCTACagcttaa
- the CNBP gene encoding CCHC-type zinc finger nucleic acid binding protein isoform X4 — translation MSSNECFKCGRSGHWARECPTGGGRGRGMRSRGRGFQFVSSSLPDICYRCGESGHLAKDCDLQEDACYNCGRGGHIAKDCKEPKREREQCCYNCGKPGHLARDCDHADEQKCYSCGEFGHIQKDCTKVKCYRCGETGHVAINCSKTSEVNCYRCGESGHLARECTIEATA, via the exons ATGAGCAGCAATGAGTGCTTCAAGTGTGGACGATCTGGCCACTGGGCCCGGGAATGCCCTACTGGCGGAGGCCGTGGTCGTGGAATGAGAAGCCGTGGCAGAG GTTTCCagtttgtttcctcatctcttccaGACATCTGTTATCGCTGTGGTGAGTCTGGTCATCTTGCCAAGGATTGTGATCTTCAGGAGGATG CCTGCTATAACTGCGGTAGAGGTGGCCACATTGCCAAGGACTGCAAGGAGCCGAAGAGAGAGCGAGAGCAATGCTGCTACAACTGTGGCAAACCAGGCCATCTGGCTCGTGACTGTGACCACGCGGATGAGCAGAAGTGCTATTCTTGTGGAGAATTTGGGCACATTCAAAAAGACTGCACCAAAGTGAAATGCTATAG gtgtGGTGAAACCGGTCATGTAGCCATCAACTGCAGCAAGACAAGTGAAGTCAACTGTTACCGCTGTGGCGAGTCAGGGCACCTTGCACGGGAATGCACGATTGAGGCTACagcttaa
- the CNBP gene encoding CCHC-type zinc finger nucleic acid binding protein isoform X3, whose product MSSNECFKCGRSGHWARECPTGGGRGRGMRSRGRGFQFVSSSLPDICYRCGESGHLAKDCDLQEDEACYNCGRGGHIAKDCKEPKREREQCCYNCGKPGHLARDCDHADEQKCYSCGEFGHIQKDCTKVKCYRCGETGHVAINCSKTSEVNCYRCGESGHLARECTIEATA is encoded by the exons ATGAGCAGCAATGAGTGCTTCAAGTGTGGACGATCTGGCCACTGGGCCCGGGAATGCCCTACTGGCGGAGGCCGTGGTCGTGGAATGAGAAGCCGTGGCAGAG GTTTCCagtttgtttcctcatctcttccaGACATCTGTTATCGCTGTGGTGAGTCTGGTCATCTTGCCAAGGATTGTGATCTTCAGGAGGATG AAGCCTGCTATAACTGCGGTAGAGGTGGCCACATTGCCAAGGACTGCAAGGAGCCGAAGAGAGAGCGAGAGCAATGCTGCTACAACTGTGGCAAACCAGGCCATCTGGCTCGTGACTGTGACCACGCGGATGAGCAGAAGTGCTATTCTTGTGGAGAATTTGGGCACATTCAAAAAGACTGCACCAAAGTGAAATGCTATAG gtgtGGTGAAACCGGTCATGTAGCCATCAACTGCAGCAAGACAAGTGAAGTCAACTGTTACCGCTGTGGCGAGTCAGGGCACCTTGCACGGGAATGCACGATTGAGGCTACagcttaa
- the CNBP gene encoding CCHC-type zinc finger nucleic acid binding protein isoform X1, with the protein MSSNECFKCGRSGHWARECPTGGGRGRGMRSRGRGGFTSDRGFQFVSSSLPDICYRCGESGHLAKDCDLQEDEACYNCGRGGHIAKDCKEPKREREQCCYNCGKPGHLARDCDHADEQKCYSCGEFGHIQKDCTKVKCYRCGETGHVAINCSKTSEVNCYRCGESGHLARECTIEATA; encoded by the exons ATGAGCAGCAATGAGTGCTTCAAGTGTGGACGATCTGGCCACTGGGCCCGGGAATGCCCTACTGGCGGAGGCCGTGGTCGTGGAATGAGAAGCCGTGGCAGAGGTGGTTTTACCTCGGATAGAG GTTTCCagtttgtttcctcatctcttccaGACATCTGTTATCGCTGTGGTGAGTCTGGTCATCTTGCCAAGGATTGTGATCTTCAGGAGGATG AAGCCTGCTATAACTGCGGTAGAGGTGGCCACATTGCCAAGGACTGCAAGGAGCCGAAGAGAGAGCGAGAGCAATGCTGCTACAACTGTGGCAAACCAGGCCATCTGGCTCGTGACTGTGACCACGCGGATGAGCAGAAGTGCTATTCTTGTGGAGAATTTGGGCACATTCAAAAAGACTGCACCAAAGTGAAATGCTATAG gtgtGGTGAAACCGGTCATGTAGCCATCAACTGCAGCAAGACAAGTGAAGTCAACTGTTACCGCTGTGGCGAGTCAGGGCACCTTGCACGGGAATGCACGATTGAGGCTACagcttaa